Genomic segment of Bacteroidales bacterium:
TCTTTTACCCCGAGGAGATAAACAAGCAGGAGGACCGAGGAAAACGTGACCGGTCCAAGCAGAATGGAGCCAGCCATCAGGGCGATCAGGATGACTCCGGTGAGAATTCGTAATAGCAGTTCTTTCAATTGTAGTCAAATTCCTGGATTAGCTTCTTGGCCCTGATCACGTCGTCGCGATTCACATAGAGCTCAACCACTCCGATTTTATATGCAGAATCCTGTTTGTTTACCAGAAAAGCCTGGATGTTATGGTCTGCCAGCATCTGCCTGACCAACTCCGCTTTGTAGGGCTGACCCGAGGAGAAGATATGAACCATGCTGGCCTCCATTTCTAAGCCTTTTCAGATTCGCTGTCATCCTTTTTTACTGCCTCATTCTCCTTCTCTTCCGGCTTCTTAGCTAGTTCCTTCTTCTTTTTTGGAAGCTCCTCTTTTTTCTTGGGAGGCTCTTCATGCCGTATCCAGGGACGTTTCCCGAAAATTTGTTCCAGGTCGTCGCTGAAGATCACCTCTTTTTCCAGTAAAATTTCTGCCAGTTGCTGCAAGCCTTTCTTATTTTTTCGCAGAATGGAAAGGGCCCTCTGGTATTGATTATCTATCAGGATTTTTACCTCTTCATCAATGGTTTCAGCCGTCTTCTCACTGTAGGGTTTATTAAATGAGTATTCCTGCTGTCCACTTGAATCATAAAAACTGCGGTTTCCAATTTTCTCGCTCATGCCAAAATACGAGATCATGGCATAGGCCTGCTTGGTGACTCGTTCCAGATCATTGAGGGCACCCGTAGATATGCGGGAAAAGGTCAGAGCCTCGGAAGCTCTTCCTCCAAGAGTGGCGCACATCTCATCCAGCATTTGCTCGGTAGTGGTGATCTGCCTTTCTTCGGGCAAATACCAGGCTGCTCCAAGGGCCCTTCCTCTGGGAATTATGGTAACCTTTACAAGAGGATTGGCATGTTCGAGAAGCCAGCTTATGGTTGCGTGTCCGGCTTCATGCCAGGCAATGGTTCTCTTCTCCTCCTCTTTGATTATTTTATTCTTCTTTTCCAGGCCACCGATGATCCGGTCCACTGCATCCAGGAAATCCTGCTTGTCTACGGCCTTTTTATCTTTTCGTGCAGCAATCAGTGCCGATTCATTACAAACATTGGCAATATCTGCCCCCGAGAATCCGGGGGTCTGTTTGGCCAGAAAATACACATCCACCGATTTATCCACTTTGATGGGCTTAACATGTACCTCAAATATGGCTCTGCGTTCATTCAGATCGGGTAGCTCAACATGTATCTGACGGTCGAATCGTCCTGCCCTGAGCAGCGCCTTATCAAGCACATCGGCCCTGTTGGTTGCGGCCAGGATAATGACCCCGCTGTTGCTCCCAAAGCCATCCATCTCTGTAAGTAGCTGGTTCAATGTGTTTTCCCGCTCATCATTGGAGCCAAAATTAGGATTTCTTCCCCGTGCGCGGCCCACAGCATCAATCTCATCTATAAATACGATGCACGGGGCTTTTTCTTTGGCTTGTTTGAAGAGGTCTCTGACCCTCGATGCTCCTACTCCCACGAACATCTCCACAAAATCGGAACCCGACATGGAAAAGAACGGAACACTGGCCTCACCGGCCACTGCTTTGGCCAGCAGAGTTTTTCCGGTTCCCGGAGGTCCTACGAGCAGGGCGCCTTTGGGAATTTTTCCACCAAGCTCCGTATATTTTTTTGGATTCTTCAAAAACTCCACGATCTCCCGGATCTCTACCTTGGCCTCTTCCAGGCCGGCAACATCATGAAAATCAACTTTTACACTTGTCTCCTTATCAAATATCTGGGCTTTAGATTTTCCCACGCTGAAAATATTTCCGCCACCGGCACCTCCTCCTCCGCCCATCCGGCGGAGCATGTAAATCCAGATACCCATAATCAGAAGGAAGGGGATTACCCACAGCATGATTTCACCCATATAATTTCTGCGCGTGAGAGTGGTATAGGCGGGGCGATCCTCGGCAGGTAATTCGTTCATGACCCTGTTCAGGTCTTCCATAAATACATCCTGGCTGATAATGGTGAAGTAGTATTGAGGCACAGGCTGTCCTAGCATCGAGTTTGACTTGTTGGATCTGACATCATCGTAACGAGGGTCGCTGAGCCTTTCCGCTTTGATATAGATCTCGACCTTCTCTTTGTTGACAATGACAATCTTCTCCACATCCCCCTGTTTCAGTACCTGGAAAAAGCGGTTGGAATCAATCTCTTTTAAATTGTTGCCGGAACCCAGGAACTGGAGACCGATCATAGCCAGAAGAATGATCCCTATGAACCAGTATGAATTAAATTTGGGCTTTCCGGGGCCTCCGGGACTGTTTCCCGGACTGTTTCCCGGCCTGTTACCCAGGTTGCCTCCCGGGAAATTTCCGGGATTACTCTTTTTATCTGCCATAATCTTCTTTTAACTTTTTTCCGTCACCCGTGTTACTTTTCCATCTGCCCACAACTCCTCCAGCTTGAAGAATGATCTGTATTCTTCCTGGAAAACGTGGACCAGGATATCAAAGTAGTCCATAAGGACCCACTGGCTGTTTTGGAGCCCTTCCACATGATGAGCCCTGATTTTAGCCTCCTCTTTCAGTTTCTTTTCGATAGAATCCACGATGGCCCCCACCTGCGTATGCGATTCTCCGTGACATATGATAAAGCAGTCGCAAATAGAGTTTTCAACTTCAGAAAGATCGATGGAAACAATTTGATGTCCTTTTTTTTCCATGATGGCATTGAGTATCAACTCCCTCTTCTTCTCCACATGTAATTCATCGCTTTGCTCCATCCGGCTTTTTGCTGACAAAGGTAATCAATTTAGCCGTTTACATAATTCTTGCTAAATTGTTGTTTGCAGTAGTTACTTTGTCAAAAATTGTACCATGAAAAGCCGTTGGATCAAACATGACAGTGTTGCATCGACCAATACCTTCATTTTGGAAGCTATCAGAAATATGCCCCTCGAAGAAGGAACCATCGTTTCTGCTGATTACCAGGAAGGTGGGAGGGGATTGGGGGAGCACAGCTGGCAAAGCGAACGGGGCGAAAACCTGTTGATGAGCTTGCTGCTCTTTCCTGCATTTTTGTCAGCACAGTGGCAGTTTCATATATCCAGAGTCGCCTCCCTGGCCCTCTGTGATGTGCTGGAGACCCTGGGGGTTGATGCCGTGATCAAATGGCCCAACGATATTCTAACCAGAAAGGGAAAGATTGCTGGAATATTAATTGAACATGGCATTTTAGGCGGGAAACTCTCCCATTCGGTTATAGGTATAGGTCTGAATCTGAATCAAAGCGTATTTCCGGAATTTCCTGTTCCGGCTACCTCGCTGCGCCTGGAGACCGGTAAGCGGGTAGAAGTAGCCGGAACAGGAGCGCTTGTAGAGGACCGTTTAATGGACCGGTACCATGCATTAAAGGAGGGTTTTACGGCCCGGCTTGAAAAGGAGTATACGGAGAGGCTGTTTTTGGCGGGTACCCCTTCGGTGTTCAGATCCGGGGAAGATCGTTTCGAGGGGATCATCAGGGGGGTCAACGATTTTGGAGAACTGATGGTTGAAAGCGGAGGAAAGATCCGGACCTTCGGACACGGTGCCATCATTTTTGAGCTGAACCTGGATCGTGATTAGCTTGTAAAATCGTATGTTTCCATTTTGTCAATCAGTCCGTCTGCAAGTTTTTTCAAGGGTACCCTGACCATGGTCATCAGCATTTTATTGACCTTTGGTTCCATGGTGATTTTTATCCTGGTGTCCTCCTCAGAAACCTTTTTTAACTGAATCCAAATGCGGAACTGATAGGTGGAGAACTCCGGATCTGAGATCATTTTAACCAGCTTAAAGGGATCCTTTTCCACAATGATCAGCCCGGTGCGACCCAGGGGATCCACCTGAAAGCTGCACTTTTCCTCCGAAGCTTCCCAAGCGGATACCTTATCGGCAGGCAGCAGTTCCTTGAAATTGTGAAAATTACTGATAAAGGCATAGATTTGCTGATCCGTGCAGGTCGATTTCCCGATTCTACTCTCTATTTTCATATTAGCTCTCTTTCTTAGCTCTTTTCCAGGAGGAAGGATTCTTTCTCCATTGCTGTAACATCTCTACCTGCTCCTTTTGAATATCGCCCGAAGCCAGAGCTGTTTCTATCAGTATATGATAGTTGGTAAGGGTATGCAGCTCCACATTGGCCTTTTTAAAATTGTCAATGGCCAACTCAAATCCATAAGAGAAAATGGCCACCATTCCCAGCACCTTGGCCCCGGCCTGCCTCAGGGCTTCTACCGCTTTGAGCGAACTTCCCCCGGTACTTATAAGATCTTCCACCACGACCACCTTTTGCCCGGGCCGCATGCGCCCTTCGATCATGTTTTGCCGGCCGTGTTCCTTGGCAGATGGCCTTACATAAACAAAAGGCAGATTCATGATATCTGCCACCAGGGCCCCCTGGGCGATGGCTCCTGTGGCCACTCCGGCAATAAGATCCGGGCTTTCAAAATGGTCCTGTATACTGGTCCGGAAAGCCTCTTTCACAAAGTTTCTGATTTCCGGGTAGGAGAGGGTCACCCGGTTATCACAATAGATGGGAGATAGCCATCCCGATGCCCAGGTAAAGGGTTTTGCGGGTTCAAGGATTATTGCTTTACTTTGCAACAGTAAAGCTGCTACATGTCGATCTCTTTCTGCCATTCAGCAAATGTATAAAGTTTTTTTCAACGATAGGACGGTATATTTTGGAGATGATTTCTCCAGGGCTTTTTTAAAGCATAAAGGCCTCTTTTATAAGTACAGCAGTTATTCAGAGTTAAGTGAACTGGTCGGTTTTTTTATTTCTCTGACCCAGATAAACAACCTGTACATCCTGCATGATGATATCCTGATGGTTTTCGAGGAGTTCAAGGCATGTTTCAAAGTGATCGAGGCCGGAGGGGGTATCGTGTTCAATAAACAAGGTGAGTTCCTGGTGATTTGTCGAAACGGGGTCTGGGATCTGCCCAAGGGAAAGCTTGAGCAGGGCGAGGACTTTCAACAGGCAGCAAAGAGGGAGGTCGTGGAGGAGACCGGCCTTTACGGCATTGAAGTGCTTGATCCATTGATTTCTACCTATCATACTTATACGCTGAAAGGAGAAAGGGTACTGAAAAAGACCAAGTGGTTTGAGATGAGCTATGGCGGGGATTCTGAACCGCTGTTGCAATCGAAGGAGGGAATCACAGATTATCGATGGGTAAGCCCTGGGAATACCGGGTTTATCAGGGAAAACAGCTATGGCAGTATCCTGGATGTACTCTATGCGAAAAACCTGCTCTGATCAGATCTCACTCCGTGAACGCATAATTCGAAATAGTTGTTGCTCAAATCCTTCCGATGGTAATGGGGCAGGAGACAGGAGCAGCTTTCCGTTCCGGTCTAAGAGATAGGCTGTTGGATACGCTCTGACCATGTATTCGTCCAGCACCTCTGGCTGTCCTTCATAGTGCAGGACTGTCCAGCTGTAACCGTTCCTGGTCATAAAGTCTTCCAGTTTATGGCGCTCCTCAGATACCATGATGGTAACCACATTCAGGTACGATGCATGTTTGCTGAGGAAGGACTGTAAGAAGGGATATTCCATCATACAGCCGTAGTGATCGGTTGTACCAAAGAACAGATAGGTGTATTTCCCTTTAAAGTCATCCAGGGTCCATGATTCTCCGGCCAGGTCCTCCAGACTTATTTTCGGAGGGGCGTTGCCGGTTACAAGACTGGATAACTTTTCTTTTAGCTGCATGGCATAGACCCCAAATTGAGGAGTCAGGGGATCATGAGCCATGGAGTCCAGCATAATCAGGATCGCTTCTTTGTGATACTCACCCTGGTAAAACAGTTCGGAGAACTCCTGGAGCAGGACCATTTCCGCAAGGGTATCACTCCATATGGCAGGGTGCTGCAGAACCAGCTCCCTTGCTCTTCGGTAATCCTGGTTCCGGTTCACCAGATTCCGGAATTCATGACCTTCGGGGGTCCCGGAATAGTAGTATATGAAATTCTTAAACAGGGCACGGAATAGCTCAATAAATCCGGGATGCCATTCCATGACAGCGGGCCCCAGGTAATTATGGCATAGTTCGACCAGCCCGGTCTTTCCTTCATTTAATTTCAGGGCCCCGTATCTGAAGCGCCGGTAATCTGCAAAAAACCTGGAGCTGTCATTGGCAAACTGAATTTCCAGCTGGTGGATAAGCGAATCGCTGTTTCGCGGTATTCCCAGCTTCCGCTGAGAAATAATCTTCTGGTTGGAACCGACAAACAGCGAATCAAAGAGAGCGATGGAATGGTTTACATCCCTGATTCCCTCCACGCGTTCGCGGCTTATGAGTGAGGTCCGTGACAGGACAGTCAGAGGCAGAGCCACTGATTGATAAAATGGAGAGATACGTTCATCCCAATCCTTCTCTTTATAGGCTGGAAACTGCACCTCATAGTGGTATCCGGGCTCCATGTAAAGATAGGCCTGATAGAGCCCTGTTTCGAATTGTACCACCCGGGGTTCTTCCAGGGGTATGAGCTGACTGAATGCACCCTCTTCACTGCACACCGTGCTGCTGGAAAAGATTGGTATCGTCATAAAAGGATTCCAGGCAATGGTGGTATGGATGGTTTGACCCGAATAATCAGGCGAGACGGCATGAATGGAGGCCGACTGGCCCAGAGTAAATTCACAAGCCAGGAATAAGAGAAGGAAAGTGAGAGAACGGCTAAGCATCAGAGATACTCCTTGATATCTACACCCTGAGGAAGAAACTGAGAGGCGTCGCCTCCGTTTCGGATGATATCCCGGATGATGGTTGAATTAATAGGAGTGTGTTCAGGTGTGGTCAGCAGGAAAACGGATTCCACGGAAGGCAACATCCGTTTATTGATCTGGGCAATAGCCCGTTCATATTCGAAGTCGGCCGCTGTCCGGATGCCCCTGAGCATATGCGTAGCATGAACTTTTTTGCAGTAATCGACTGTCAGTCCTTCGAAAAAGCCGGCACGTACCCGCTCATTGCCACTGAAGATCTGGCTGACCATCTCCACCCTGGCCTCAATCTTCAGAAGCGGCTGTTTGGTGGAGTGAATCCCGATGG
This window contains:
- a CDS encoding biotin--[acetyl-CoA-carboxylase] ligase — protein: MKSRWIKHDSVASTNTFILEAIRNMPLEEGTIVSADYQEGGRGLGEHSWQSERGENLLMSLLLFPAFLSAQWQFHISRVASLALCDVLETLGVDAVIKWPNDILTRKGKIAGILIEHGILGGKLSHSVIGIGLNLNQSVFPEFPVPATSLRLETGKRVEVAGTGALVEDRLMDRYHALKEGFTARLEKEYTERLFLAGTPSVFRSGEDRFEGIIRGVNDFGELMVESGGKIRTFGHGAIIFELNLDRD
- a CDS encoding TlpA disulfide reductase family protein encodes the protein MLSRSLTFLLLFLACEFTLGQSASIHAVSPDYSGQTIHTTIAWNPFMTIPIFSSSTVCSEEGAFSQLIPLEEPRVVQFETGLYQAYLYMEPGYHYEVQFPAYKEKDWDERISPFYQSVALPLTVLSRTSLISRERVEGIRDVNHSIALFDSLFVGSNQKIISQRKLGIPRNSDSLIHQLEIQFANDSSRFFADYRRFRYGALKLNEGKTGLVELCHNYLGPAVMEWHPGFIELFRALFKNFIYYYSGTPEGHEFRNLVNRNQDYRRARELVLQHPAIWSDTLAEMVLLQEFSELFYQGEYHKEAILIMLDSMAHDPLTPQFGVYAMQLKEKLSSLVTGNAPPKISLEDLAGESWTLDDFKGKYTYLFFGTTDHYGCMMEYPFLQSFLSKHASYLNVVTIMVSEERHKLEDFMTRNGYSWTVLHYEGQPEVLDEYMVRAYPTAYLLDRNGKLLLSPAPLPSEGFEQQLFRIMRSRSEI
- a CDS encoding NUDIX domain-containing protein, with translation MYKVFFNDRTVYFGDDFSRAFLKHKGLFYKYSSYSELSELVGFFISLTQINNLYILHDDILMVFEEFKACFKVIEAGGGIVFNKQGEFLVICRNGVWDLPKGKLEQGEDFQQAAKREVVEETGLYGIEVLDPLISTYHTYTLKGERVLKKTKWFEMSYGGDSEPLLQSKEGITDYRWVSPGNTGFIRENSYGSILDVLYAKNLL
- the rsfS gene encoding ribosome silencing factor; amino-acid sequence: MSAKSRMEQSDELHVEKKRELILNAIMEKKGHQIVSIDLSEVENSICDCFIICHGESHTQVGAIVDSIEKKLKEEAKIRAHHVEGLQNSQWVLMDYFDILVHVFQEEYRSFFKLEELWADGKVTRVTEKS
- a CDS encoding DUF2007 domain-containing protein, with translation MEASMVHIFSSGQPYKAELVRQMLADHNIQAFLVNKQDSAYKIGVVELYVNRDDVIRAKKLIQEFDYN
- the coaD gene encoding pantetheine-phosphate adenylyltransferase; its protein translation is MNKKKMEKIAVFPGSFDPFTVGHENIVLRGLSIFDIIIVAIGIHSTKQPLLKIEARVEMVSQIFSGNERVRAGFFEGLTVDYCKKVHATHMLRGIRTAADFEYERAIAQINKRMLPSVESVFLLTTPEHTPINSTIIRDIIRNGGDASQFLPQGVDIKEYL
- the ftsH gene encoding ATP-dependent zinc metalloprotease FtsH, whose amino-acid sequence is MADKKSNPGNFPGGNLGNRPGNSPGNSPGGPGKPKFNSYWFIGIILLAMIGLQFLGSGNNLKEIDSNRFFQVLKQGDVEKIVIVNKEKVEIYIKAERLSDPRYDDVRSNKSNSMLGQPVPQYYFTIISQDVFMEDLNRVMNELPAEDRPAYTTLTRRNYMGEIMLWVIPFLLIMGIWIYMLRRMGGGGGAGGGNIFSVGKSKAQIFDKETSVKVDFHDVAGLEEAKVEIREIVEFLKNPKKYTELGGKIPKGALLVGPPGTGKTLLAKAVAGEASVPFFSMSGSDFVEMFVGVGASRVRDLFKQAKEKAPCIVFIDEIDAVGRARGRNPNFGSNDERENTLNQLLTEMDGFGSNSGVIILAATNRADVLDKALLRAGRFDRQIHVELPDLNERRAIFEVHVKPIKVDKSVDVYFLAKQTPGFSGADIANVCNESALIAARKDKKAVDKQDFLDAVDRIIGGLEKKNKIIKEEEKRTIAWHEAGHATISWLLEHANPLVKVTIIPRGRALGAAWYLPEERQITTTEQMLDEMCATLGGRASEALTFSRISTGALNDLERVTKQAYAMISYFGMSEKIGNRSFYDSSGQQEYSFNKPYSEKTAETIDEEVKILIDNQYQRALSILRKNKKGLQQLAEILLEKEVIFSDDLEQIFGKRPWIRHEEPPKKKEELPKKKKELAKKPEEKENEAVKKDDSESEKA
- the pyrE gene encoding orotate phosphoribosyltransferase: MAERDRHVAALLLQSKAIILEPAKPFTWASGWLSPIYCDNRVTLSYPEIRNFVKEAFRTSIQDHFESPDLIAGVATGAIAQGALVADIMNLPFVYVRPSAKEHGRQNMIEGRMRPGQKVVVVEDLISTGGSSLKAVEALRQAGAKVLGMVAIFSYGFELAIDNFKKANVELHTLTNYHILIETALASGDIQKEQVEMLQQWRKNPSSWKRAKKES